The following nucleotide sequence is from Drosophila takahashii strain IR98-3 E-12201 chromosome 3L, DtakHiC1v2, whole genome shotgun sequence.
tcCCTTTAACGATCATAtgattttctctgtgtacctttttttctcaaaaattaGTGCACAATTAATCAATTGGATTGTCGAACATGAGAAAAATAGTAAACGAAATAGATCGATTTGTAGTCGCCAAAAAGAATCCCAGCCCCTCGAAATtggtcaataaaaataaacctcGAGCTTAGGACACTAAGCCAAGCCAACAGATGGTATCCATACATCAGCGTTATCGATACCATTTTTGGCATTCAACTGTGCTGACAAATTTGTAGCCAGATGCCTATCATCCCAGCCGGGCCATAACTCTATGCCGTGACGTAACTAATGACCATATTAGGCCGCAAAGGTTTAGAGCCCCGTATTATTTTTGCAAGtgctatttttttccaattgggtGCGTTTTGCGGCGGGGTTTAAACCACTAAAGCACACACTTCCTCAAGGTTCATTAGTTAGGCAAACACTCCACAATCGACCATAAATATACCATAAATAATGTCACATTCTGCACTGTTGGCCCATTGTAATCGATTTGAGAATCGAATAATCGCATAAAAAGTGTCAAACGACTTAGTGAATTGTAGTGAAAAACTTGAACTGAATGTAATTAATCAACAATAAATCTATTATTGGAGTGGGTAATTCAATTAACCCAACAAACAGtcgtcataaatatttatgggcAATTGCGATTCATAGGCCAAAACATCTGAGCAAAGTGCAAGGCAAGAGGCGATCGAacaataaagtaaataatttctttgaatattatggagcgattttttttaaagtcaaactCAAGCAGCTGCAACAATTTAACACTTGACATTGTTTTATTAACaagagattttttttatgtaattattgttattacatTCGAGTTATACACACTCTCGAATCGAGTTCAAGTCCAAAGTGTTTGTTTGCCTGGAAATTGaaatcgaaattaaaattgatttggcTGTGACTGTGTCCAATTTGCCAGGCGACTAAATAAAGCGATTTTAATTGATCATCGGGCATTCGAGTACCGAGTCGAGGTTGCTTTGATAAGGCGAAGCGGGTTTTATGACATTTGTTTTTCGAATCTCAAATCTCCAATCTCGAAACGCTTAATCTTGATCTAAAAATCGGGGGCGTTTTATCTTGTAGTAATTTGCTAAAACACGACACAATGCAAAGCACCTCCTTCCGAGGATtctcatatttataaaataaaattaaataaaattaaaactcgTTTTCCAGCTCACTCCTTGCCTGCTGCTAGTCGCCACAGTTGCCAGTTTCTGCCTGGAGGCTCAGGCCATCCGGGTGGACTGGGGCACGAACACAGGACCGATACAGCCGCCTCCGCCCCGCACCACCCCCCAGCCGCCGAGGAAGCCTTATCGGGATCCAGCGCCCGTCTGGGAGGACCAGAGCGATGACATACCCAACCCCAATCCCTATGTGTAAGTGCAAACGGGTTTCGCCGACGATACCTTACCTGTAACCAGAAAAACTAGCTGCAAGGGTCACTCAGTCGTCTCAGTCGtcgatttatataaattatttatatacaatACATAAATTGTATATCTGGTATTTTCGGATTTTCGCTGGCAGCCCGAGGATATAGAGAAAATGAATTAACATTACTTAGTTGAATGGCCTTTGccaatttttatgattttaagtgccatttaaattccatataaaatgtataagttagtatgcaaactttaaattattggAAATGCTTAAATTGGTAATGAATTTAATCTTagatttttttagtattttaatttttaattcaatcaCTAATTTTTCGTCGTTatctatttcattttaaataggcAAAACATAAAATGTTGACCGTGACTATTCTTtccttttctaatttttataaataaatagaaagtatctaaaatgcttataatttTGATTACCTGTAACGAAAAAAGAAATACCTGAAAAAAGAGATGAACAACATGTTAAGAGAAATTAATAAGTAATAAACATAatattaagatttatgaaatatttttatttaaaatttacaagaaatttcccaaaaaataaactaaactgtCTACCTAACTAAAATCACATTTTatcaactaatttaaaaatgtattgtttTTCCACATCAGCTACGTCCTGCCACCTCCCTCGCGACCCAGGACCTGGGCGATTCCCGCCGGACCCTATGCGCCGCCCAACTACAACAACCAGCCGCCCAAGGGCAACAACTACGGTCAGCTGGTGCCCAGCACTTCCTACAGCGGCGGAGTGACCTCCGTGCCCGGACTGGCGGCCCAGTATGTGCCTGGCCAGGGCATCAAGTACACGGCGATTGTGATGGGCGACAAGCTGCAGGGCAAATACAATGCGAAGACCAAGAAGTACAAGGCCTACGAGAAGGCCAAGTACGCGTACCCCTGGAACTATGTAAGGCAATACGAGAGTCGCAGGCGTTATGTGCGCTACTGAATATTGGATAGGCGATACCTGATATCTGATATGCATTTAGAACTAGAAATTGTTTAAAGAGATTAAAGCCAGACACCTCAGAGACACACGAATCCCCCGCTTTTTGACACTCTGTAGATTGTAAATGCCTTTCAGCTAGATCAAGAAAAAACCAGACAAACACCCTCCCCCGCATCGCAAACACACCGCTCACTCTCCCTTTCACAATCATCTTGCCACATTCAGAAAAAAACATTCacagccacatccacatccatgtCCATGTCATAATCGCATGCATCATCtcgttgcagttgcagcagtTGCCGGTGGAGGAGAAGGCCTTGGAATGGCAGGCGGAGCTCGAGAAGCGGCTCGACGAGGAGCAGGCTCGCTTGCAGACGCAGAGTTCCTCCACTTCCAGCACTTCAACTTCAAGCACTACCAGCACCTCAACCTCCACTCCACCTCCATCCGCAGACAGCACCACAACTGCCACATCgacgacaacagcaacatctacGAGCACGCAGCAACCCACAACAATTGCCAATTACAAGCTGGCACACGAGAAGAGCGCCCATCTGAAGAAGCTCAACAAGCAGAAGAAGCTCCTACAGCTGCACATGGAGCAGGAGAAGATGGCGATGAAGAAGCTGCAGCAGGAGCAAAACTCGTTGCAGACCAGTTGAGCGATCCAAAACAGCCGCCAGCTGaaagaaacagaaaaacaaaaaacaagaaaacattTAAGCGAACATTAACTTTAAGACTTGCCCACAATGTTGTAAATaactattaataaaattaaacatccCATAATAAAACCTAATCGAAATTAAGGAACTTGCCTGGGCATTGGTTGTGTGTTGTAAACAAAGTAATTGAAATTAAGGAACAAAAGACTCAGGCAACGAACTTTATATGGGCTTCAATTGGCATGGTAAGCCCAGAAAAAGGggtaataaaagtaaatactgCTGCGGAAAAAAGggggaataataaaagatagCACTATTTAAAGGTATTTGGCAACTAACTTGAGATAGGAATCATAAAAcctaattgaaattaatgtaGGGAACGCAAATGAGGCATTTggagtaattaaaaaaaggtgagttcgtttttttttaataaataaaatggtgggAAAAGGCAACTGTTAGGGTgaaatgtatgtaattaaatgtAGGTAAGCATCACCTAAATACTTTTATTCGttgaaaataattcaaatgacTTGGAAACCAAACTATAGATTTATTTAGgggtatttaaaagaaat
It contains:
- the GV1 gene encoding uncharacterized protein GV1; translated protein: MLTPCLLLVATVASFCLEAQAIRVDWGTNTGPIQPPPPRTTPQPPRKPYRDPAPVWEDQSDDIPNPNPYVYVLPPPSRPRTWAIPAGPYAPPNYNNQPPKGNNYGQLVPSTSYSGGVTSVPGLAAQYVPGQGIKYTAIVMGDKLQGKYNAKTKKYKAYEKAKYAYPWNYLQQLPVEEKALEWQAELEKRLDEEQARLQTQSSSTSSTSTSSTTSTSTSTPPPSADSTTTATSTTTATSTSTQQPTTIANYKLAHEKSAHLKKLNKQKKLLQLHMEQEKMAMKKLQQEQNSLQTS